One stretch of Toxoplasma gondii ME49 chromosome XI, whole genome shotgun sequence DNA includes these proteins:
- a CDS encoding cpw-wpc domain-containing protein (encoded by transcript TGME49_216875~Signal peptide predicted by SignalP 2.0 HMM (probability 0.952) with cleavage site probability 0.631 at residue 20), which translates to MMKRGCLFLAVTGCVASADAGMIRDVWLSETPPKVKEAKQVQDALTEQQPFLDSFSKRAPALPVDLTEKIETKIQHDVEEKNRQAAADAGACVVDYSAPCPLKWHSRDVEGGGHLCEAPKNYKGFCETNKSFDFYTADAKADWAESCEAVWPCHGDAAAACPSGLRDWSRPCPEGFSHLADQEVCQANLGQYSGPCGSSVSFKDFTEEAKRDWSESCDADWPCFEDCTATFNAVCPDGWLHLGDYACEASPEYKATGPCDSTWNFKHFTPAMKRKFEALCRARFPCQNSCPRDYSVGCPKGWKEIRGGVCEAPTDYTNCGIKTQFFLGMSPADKQVFEKECGVEWPCEPVAACELDWEFPCPAGWELKLPAGSSYDEIIKTQDFKGVGCVAPATTDIGQCNNVETFVSEEEKRKWASQCGQVWPCRETSRTPDLQGVFTLSNGTLMRKGPRIPIPIADKRELGKQGPVHLGRDAAQRATQKNTLSYVAETGEVMPRQPTPLFEWVVGKKEREPAPEPALTLASVAVKEREVIHGVHSRIIDRTEQRYWLL; encoded by the exons ATGATGAAACGCGGGTGCCTTTTCCTTGCTGTCACCGGCTGTGTGGCGTCTGCGGACGCTGGGATGATACGCGATGTCTGGCTATCAGAAACCCCGCCAAAGgtgaaggaagcgaagcaaGTCCAAGACGCTTTG acggAACAGCAACCCTTCTTGGATTCGTTCTCGAAGAGAGCTCCAGCCTTACCAGTGGACCTGACCGAG AAAATTGAGACCAAAATCCAGCACGATGTTGAGGAGAAA AATCGGCAAGCAGCAGCAGATGCAGGAGCTTGTGTAGTCGATTACTC AGCGCCATGCCCACTGAAGTGGCATTCGAGGGACGTTGAAGGCGGCGGCCATTTATGTGAAGCACCGAA GAACTACAAAG GATTCTGTGAAACCAACAAGAGCTTCGACTTCTACACTGCCGATGC GAAGGCAGACTGGGCAGAGAGCTGTGAG GCAGTATGGCCGTGCCATGGTGACGCTGCTGCAGCGTGTCCTTCTGGTCTTCGTGACTGGTCGCGACCATGTCCTGAAGGCTTCTCACACCTGGCTGACCAAGAGGTTTGCCAAGCAA ACTTGGGGCAATACTCTGGGCCTTGCGGGTCCAGTGTCAGCTTCAAAGATTTCacggaagaagcgaagcgcgACTGGAGC GAAAGTTGTGATGCTGACTGGCCGTGCTTCGAGGATTGCACA GCAACCTTTAATGCGGTTTGCCCGGATGGTTG GCTGCATCTGGGAGATTACGCATGCGAGGCTAGTCCAGAGTATAAAGCAACCGGCCCTTGCGACAGCACGTGGAATTTCAAG CACTTCACTCCCGCGATGAAAAGGAAGTTTGAAGCTCTCTGCCGCGCAAGGTTCCCGTGTCAAAACAGTTGCCCCAGGGACTACTCAGTCGGTTGTCCAAAAG GATGGAAGGAGATTCGTGGTGGCGTTTGCGAGGCTCCTACCGACTACACCAACTGTGGAATCAAGACACAGTTCTTCCTGGGAATGTCTCCAGCGGATAAACAGGTGTTTGAGAA GGAGTGTGGCGTCGAATGGCCCTGTGAAC CGGTGGCGGCGTGTGAACTTGACTGGGAGTTTCCTTGCCCCGCAG GGTGGGAACTTAAACTGCCAGCTGGCAGCTCTTACGACGAAATAATCAAAACGCAAGATTTCAAG GGAGTGGGCTGCGTTGCGCCAGCTACAACCGACATTGGGCAATGCAATAACGTGGAGACGTTCGTTtccgaagaggaaaagaggaaatgGGCTTCACAGTGTGGTCAAGTGTG GccctgcagagagacatcaCGGACGCC TGACTTGCAAGGTGTTTTCACGTTGTCGAATG GAACTCTCATGAGAAAAGGCCCCCG TATTCCCATTCCAATCGCAGATAAAAG AGAACTGGGGAAGCAAGGCCCGGTCCATTTAGGTAGGGATGCAGCACAGCGAGCCACACAAAAGAATACATTATCGTATgttgcagagacaggcgaagtCATGCCGCGACAACCGACACCCTTATTCGAATGGGTCGTCGGTAAAAAGGAACGTGAACCCGCTCCTGAGCCTGCTCTAACTCTGGCCTCCGTTGCTGTCAAAGAGAGGGAGGTAATTCATGGCGTGCACTCTCGAATAATAGACAGAACTGAACAACGATACTGGCTATTGTAG